The window AACATATATGGTGGAAATCAGTGATTTCGGGAATgtggcttttttttctttcttttctttgtatatTCACATATATTATCCCTGATATATGGATATTGCTATCTGGTTGTTGACAGAATTATACTGGGGACCGTTTAAATTTTGGTTTAGCTGCAGAGCAAGCAAAATCAGAAGGTTATAAAGTAGAGGTATACATTAATTTGCATATTTCCTTATATATTTTCAGTTTAAACCCTCTGAAGCATGGTTAGATTAAATGAAAACAATGAGACTGCCGTTTAATGGTGCAGACTGTAATTGTTGGAGATGATTGTGCATTACCCCCGACTCGAGGAATAGTTGGTCGAAGGGGTTTGGCCGGGACCATTCTTGTTCATaaggttctctccctctctcttcttttttgtcTCAACACTTTCCATTTATAAGTACTTTCATTAACTATTGTATCCAGCCAGTTAAACATTGTCtttgtgttagatatttgtcaTTTCATGTATGCATGCGGGGTTATTATGAAGGATGTTAGAAATGGAGTGTTTTGTGTTTGAAGGGTTGGAAGCCTTTTCACCCATGTCTTCACATCCTAATTAAAACATGGTCCATAGTACCAACTGTTAATAGTATCAGTATTTTCCATTATTTTGATTAAATGGTTAATTGAAATCTGTGATCTCTGTGACATAGATTGCtggagctgctgctgctgctggccTTTCACTTGCGGATGTTGCCGCAGAAGCAAGACGAGCATCTGAAATGGTTGGAACAATGGGCGTTGCACTATCTGTTTGCACATTGCCTGGTCAGGTTACACCAGACCGTTTGGGTCCAGGAAAGATGGAACTTGGTCTTGGAATTGTAAGTTACTTTCTATAAGCGACCTTGATTATAAATTAAAAGGTCAAGCTCTAGTTTTCTAATCATGTTAAAACACCGACTCTTATCTCTGGTTTGCATACCATAAATTGGAACTCATTTTATCTGCTTAAATTCTTCCAACCATATCctcatttgattgttttgtgttgTAATTTCCAGCTTTTTGCACATATGGCCTGGTACTTATATTTACTTTTTAAATACTCTGACAGACTGACTAAAACTTGATTACTTTTACAGCATGGAGAACCTGGTGCTGCTGTAGCTGATCTTCAACCGGTGGATGTTATAGTTTCTCACGTTCTTAAGCAGATATTGTCTCCAGTATAGCTTGATACTTTCTTATTATGAACTTAGCATTTTAACTACGttacattttgtgttttttcCCTACAAACTATTGAATTAAGCTCCAAATTTGTAAAAGATTTAATTACTAATCTTTGCAGGAAACTAATTATGTTCCAATTACTCGGGGTAGTAGAGTGGTGCTTATGGTAAACGGGTACGTGGGAGATTTTACTTTACATGTTCAATGAATATTCCAATTATGGGGATTTTTATTCTGTGCCAAGAGAACATATTTGTAATCTTGTGCTTTTTTCCCTTGTGGCAGGTTAGGTGCGACTCCAGGAATGGAACTGATGATTGCATCTGGTAAAGCAGTGCCTAAGTTGCAGCTGGAACATGGATTGGCAGTGGATAGAGTGTATACTGGGTCGTTTATGACTTCTCTTGACATGGCAGGTTTGTCCTCTAGGCTCTGCCACATGACAAGAGTTAATTAGttatattaataatttaaacaTTCTTAATATTATGTTTCTTCAGGTTTTTCTATTTCTATCATGAAGGCTGATCAAACTATTTTGCAACGTCTGGATGCTGCAACAAAGGCGCCATATTGGCCTGTTGGTGTTGATGGTATTTGATTATGGTGTTTGAACGCATCTTCTTGTGTTTGTATTTCTTTGTGAATAGAAATTGCTTTCGTGAAAGTCTAGTGACATTGGTTTCATGAACAAGTCATATTTCTGCTGTCTTAAAATACAGTTAATACATACTACACTTCTTTAATAACATATTTACTTATCAAAAACTAAAAGTTTCGTCAAATTTGGTATGTTGAACTCAGTGGTTGTCCCTTGCAGGCAATCACCCACCTGCAAAGATTCCTGTTCCATTACCTCCATCTCGTTCAACAAAGTCTGATGAGGTATGTTCAAACCTTTGTTTGTACAGTTAGGCAtgtacaatcatattgtttgacTTTGTACGCTTTCAATAGCCATTAGGTCGGCCAGCACAACTTAACGAACAAGGCCAGATTCTTGAGGTGGCCATTGAAGCAGCTGCAAATGCAATTAAAAAACTTAAGGACAATTTGAATGATTGGGATGGCAAAGTAGGTGATGGTGACTGTGGGTCAACAGTAAGTCCTAGCCTTGATCTCTATTTACTTCTTGATGATATGATGCGTGCTAAATCTGGCTCCTAATTCTCTTGTCATTTCCTGCTCAAATCATTTAACGTGTTACATCTTATGTTTTCGATTGCAGATGTATAGAGGTGCAACAGCAGTTTTGGAAGACATGAAAAAGTACATTTGATTTTCAGTTTTCTTTCTTATTCGATTATTGAtatcgtacccagtgcacaaggctcccgctttacgcagggtctgagagaggtgaatgtcggctagccttacccccatttatggagaggctgctcccaagtctcgaactcGAGACCTACcactcatgggcgaaggcacttgccatcgcaccaagtgcgacctctttatTCGATTATTGATATGCTTATGAAAAATCTTTTTAAGTGGTTATCATCTTCTTTCAATAGAAAACAACTTAAAATGGTTTTTCACAGGCATTTCGACAATTCAACGGTAATAATAAAAGGTCTTATATTTATTATTGTATTGCAGTTATCCTCTGAATGATGCAACCGAAACAGTCAACGAAATTGGATCATCAATCAGAAGAGTTATGGGGGGCACAAGTGGGATCCTGTATTCAACTTCCCCTTTTCTTCGATAAAGTTAGACAGAATTTTTGAAGTTTCCCTGCATTTACCCTGACATGAATTTTTACATCTCTATTCTTGAAACAGGTATGATATATTTTGTAAGGCAGCCTACGCTCAATTGAAAGCAAGCACCCAATCAGTTGTCACCTCAAAGAATTGGGCTGAAGCGCTTGAAGCTTCCATTGCTGCAGTGAGTAAATATGGTGGGGCTAGTGCTGGTTACCGGACAATGTTAGATGCCCTTATTCCAGCATCTACGGTTCTTCAGGAGGTCAGATAATTATCAGTTACTTCTGCTTTGTTTTTGTGGGCTCATATTTTTGTACTTACAGTTTATCTGTTTTTGAAAACAGAGGTTAAAGGCTGGTGATGATCCTGTGACTGCTTTTCTACTCTCATCTGAAGCGGCATTAGATGGAGCTGAGTCGACTAAGAACATGCAGGCACAGGTGTCCGACTAATTCGtttctatcttcttctttttttcaccCGTAGAATCCTAATTACAATGATATCATATCCTCCTCGGCCGTTTTGTATTTATGGGGATCTGATTCTGCCGTGGTGTTTTATGCAGGCTGGTCGTTCAAGTTATATCTCTGGAGATATACTGGCTTCAGTTCCAGACCCAGGTGCGATGGCTGTAGCGTCGTGGTACGGAGCAGCAGCCTTTGCTGTCAAGTACAAAAACCAGACTCCTCCATAGACAAGAGCAATGCATTAGCTCTAGTTGCATTTCTGCCACTTTTTTTAACTTGCAGATACAACCCAGCAACTCATCATTTTTGTTCATACTTTTTGCACTACTAACAATATGAGCTTTCCGCTTGTGCTTTTTGTGCGTAAAGCTGAGAAAGCGAGAGAGTTTCATCGATATATACATACAATGTCTTGAGacctttagaaaaaaaaatgtatatttcAGTTCTATCAGTCCAAGCATTCAGAATAATTTGCAGACTATCAGTCCAAGCATATCGTTGTAAACTATCGTTTCAAATGATGCACTTTTGTATGGTTTCTTGTGAATTATGTCTGTCTGCACAAATTCACAAAGCAATGCGAAATTTTTGGTTTGTTGCACTAGTTTTGTATCTCACCTTCTTGTTTCGAAGTAAAAGTGTTTCTAGAGAACCAAACATTAGTGGAACCCTGCTAATGTCTGGTAGAATGTATCAAAGCATGTTTTAGATTGTTTTTGGAAGAAAAAGATATTGCAAGTGCTTTTTGCAATTAGACAAGTGCTTTTCGAAGAAGCACATGTTTGGACGCTTCTTCGATAAGCTGTTCAAGATGTTTTTATGGAAAGCACGTTTGAATACAAATTTCAACATGTTTAGAAGTGCTTTTCTTGAGCAACAATATCCCAAATCGGACCCTAAACCCTATTGTCCTTCCAAACCAACCTTACTTAAAAGTGCGtttcgtccaaaaaaaaaaaaagaaagcttAGTTTAATTGCTTTTTCAAGCAGCACTTTCAACAAAAGCGCTTGTTACAAGGGGGAATCAAACATTTGGTACTCACGAGGAGGGGAAATGAGGACTAGCACATGAGCATTTAGCTCCTTGGGTCAACAGAAAAAAAGCAGGCCAGACATGGACACACCGAACCAGTGGGCCCCCGCCCTAGATATCCACGCCGGTACGCTGTGCAACAGTGCAAGCGAGTAGCGGTGGGGTCGCATTCACATGGCCGTACAAAAATCAGCGGAGGTGCGATCTCAACCGTCGGATCAGACTCCAAAATTCTAACAAGTAATTGACAAATGGATTAATTCCAAGACTTGAATCTCAATGGATCCTAAATTTTGGTCGAAAATCTCATTCGTCAACGAGAGATCAAGCGGCAGTCCACGTTTGGCCAAAATCTTTAGAAGCATTAGTATCATTATGTTTCAGTtcgtttgattaaattttggtttgcTCCTTCTGTCTGTGGTTTGGATATGTAATTGGAATTGTTTACAAACTTTTTGACATGGCAGTGCATGTGTTATCCGAAACAACCATTTGATATGTTACAGGACTAGCTTCGGTTACTAAACCCACTACTAAATACATACATTAATTTTAACAGCTATAGATAGACCTGGCATTTTGAATCCGACCCGACCtattaatattagtatttgaatggatgcttaacgggtgaatccgttaaataacgggtcatcTTGGATcaacccgttaacacccgttagttgatgatgttttagtaattttagtaaagtcttaacaacaaaatataaactctatgcaaaaaaaaaataataataataatagttgtTAACGGGTAAAACGGATGACCCGTTAGTTTAACAGGTCGGATTCGAACTTgatccaaacccaataaacccgatcCGTTCACAGATCTACTAGCACACACATATTACAGTGAagtaaataaaaactaaaaacgaaatcaAAATTACACTATTATATTTAGCTCATGCAACAAACTTTTTAAAGCCATAGGTGACTGAGATAGAACGAGTGAAGTCTGGTGAATATTTCTAGAGAAACTGCCAAAAAACATCACACGATCGCATCATGTAAATGTGCAAATGGCTGTGTAGACATCAACTCCGTAGGGGTCAGGGACTTCATCGCCCAGGCGTAATTCTGATCTGTTGTCAACAAATGGTTTTGTATAGAGGCCAGTTGCGACATGGCGTAGTCGGCAGAGCACGTTGTTGCGGTTGTTTCCGGTTGGTCCGACACTTTGAGGCTTGAACAATGTGCAAGTCCATCTTTCTGTGTTTTCGTCTCGATTTTCAGCCGCAGCAAGGATCAATAGCTTGTATTTGTCCATCCTTCTCAAGTATTTTCCGTTGTACAAGCATTTGATATGAACGTAGTGTTTAGTTTGGTGGTCCCTACCGTTTGCCCGCTCCACTTGGAACTGTGCGTGCTCGCTTGTACGATCCTGTGCGGAGAACCGAAGAATCTGATGAATGTTGTTTTCTTGATCAGGCATGTAGCGCAAGTACATGTCGTTGTTGTTTGATTTCAGCACAAAAGGGCTAGGTAGTAGAGGCGGTTCCAAGTCGACGACTGTGTACATATCCATGGCGTTGCCGGGTTTGGGGTTTTTTGTCCCTGCGAAGAGGCACTGATTGAAGTCGTTTACAGTGAATGACGATACATAGTGCCTGAGTTGCACGTGGATCAATCGGATGACTGCCTCCTTGTCTGAATGGACAACCTCAGGCTCGAACAATGTGCAGGACCACTGACTTGTATCTTCCTCTGGCTCGGAAGCCCCAGCTACAATCCAATACTGCCGGCGGTTCGCCCTTCTCAAGTACCTGTTGTTGAAACAGCATTTGATATGCACGAGTCCTCCGTTACCGCTGTCTGCCGGCTCCGTTTGGAACTTTGCGTACTCGCTCTTAACATTCTCTTCGGAGAGTTGGACAAGCCCAGCAAGATTCTCGACTCTTCGATGTATGTAGCGCAAGTATTTTTTGTTGTCGTTTGATTTCAGCGCAAAAGACCTTGGTAGCAGAAGCGGCTCCAAGTCGACGACTGTGTACACATCAATGGCGTTGCCGGGGTTGGGGGTTGGAAACCCTGCGAAGAGGCACTGATTGAAGTCGTTTACAGTGTATGACGTTACATAGTGCCTGAGTTGCACGTGGATCAATCGGATGACTGCCTCCTGGTCTGAATGGACAAAGTCAGGCTTGAACAATGTGCAGGACCACTGACTTGTATCTTCCTCTCGCTCGGAAGCCCCAGCAACAATCCAATACTGCCGGTGGTTCGCCCTTCTCAAGTACCTGTTGTTGAAACAGCATTTGATATGCACGAGTCCTCCATTACCGCTGTCTGCCGGCTCCATTTGGAACTTTGCGTACTCGCTCTGAACATTGTGTTCGGAGAGTTGGACAAGCCCATCAAGATTCTCGATTCTTTCATGTATGTAGCGCAAGTACTTTTGGTTGTCGTTTGATTTCAGCGCAAAAGACCTTGGTTGTATGGTTGCCATGTTATTTGCAAACATAtctttctcccttctctctcaattttaatttaatttaattgggataatctctctctctctctctctctctctctctctctctctctctctctctctctctctctctcttaatttcttcatcttctcttcTTCAGCTGTTATCTTATTTATAAAGCCCACACCTAACTGTACAGAATAAAATTGCCGCCGGCTGTCAAAACGCCATCCCAGCCTACGATCTAGGTGCAGAAACGAAGTGCAAGGTGAGGGGAAGAGATTGTTACCTGAGGTTCGCCGTCAAACGGCCGGAGATGGCCGGGTTCTAGCTTGAGGTCCGTGAGCTCGCCGGACCTGGATTTGGGTGCCCCGAAGTTCCACAGAGacggagggagagggaggagagattCACGAGGGTGGTGCTGCTGATGCGCCGTCGTCGGGGTGGCTCTGGTACCTCGGTGTGTGGGTGTGGGTTCGATCGGCGAGAGAGTgcgagagagagatgagagttaGCTGAGAGAGAGATTAATGAGAGTTGATTCGgagacaagagagagataggtgAGTGCTTGCCACGTGGCAAGCAATGATAGGAGGGGTTTACAAAATCTGAAAAGGAGATTTTGATTGGATGAGGATAGGGGACTAAAATGCAAAATTTAATAAACCTTTTGGgggaaaaaaaatgtatatttcAGTTCTTGGTAGCATTCAGAATAATTTGCAGACTATCAGTCTTACTCTTAAGCATATCGTTGTAAACTATCGTTTCAAATGATGCACTTTTGTATGGTTTCTTGTGAATTATGTCTGTCTAAAATTCACAAAGCAACGCGAACTTTTTGGTTTGTTGCACTAGTTTTGTATCTCACATTcctgtttcaaagtgtttttaaaacaagtaaaagtgtttttagagaACCAAACATTAGCGGGACTCCACTAATGTCTGGTAGAATGTATCAAAAGTGCTTATACAAGCATGTTTTAGATTGTTTTTGGAAGAAAAAGATATTACAAGTGCTTTTTGCTATTAGACAAGTGTTTTTCGAAGAAGCACATGTTTGGACGCTTCTTCGATAAGCTGTTCAAGATGTTTTTATGGAAAGCACGTTTGAATACAAATTTCAACATGTTTAGAAGTGCTTTTCTTGAGCAACAATATTCCAAATCGGACCCTAAACCCTATTGTCCTTCCAATCCAACCTTACATCAAGTGCGTTTCGTCCAAAAAAGAGAAAGCTTAGTTTAacaggaaaattaatgaaaattgcttgaaaactttgagttttaatgataagaataaaataaagggtaaagtgaatagtactatgattgactttttagtgtaaaaatgtgttttttcgttaaaatgaacagtaccggatggttttcgttaaaatttcctaGTTTAATTGCATTTTCAAACAGCACTTTGAACAAAAGCGCTTGTTACAAGGGAATCAAACATTTGGTCCTCACGACACGAGAAGGGCAAATGAGGACGAGTACATGAGCATTTAGCTCCTTgggtcaacaaaaaaaaagcagGCCAGACATGGACACACCGAACAAGTGGGCCCCCGCCCTAGCTGTCAGCGCCGGTACGTTGTGCAACAGTGCAAGCGAGTAGCGATGGGGGTCGCATTCACATGGCCGTACAAAAATCAGCGTTGGTGCGATCTCAACCGTCGGATCAGACTCCAAAATTCTAACAAGTAATTACCTACTTACACATTTGTAGGGACATTTTGATCGAAAACTTCGTTCTTCAACGAGATCAAGCAGCAGTCCACGTTTGGCCAAAATCTTTAGAGCAGAGACCAAAAATGGCGGAGCAACTAACAGAGGAGCAGATCGCGGAGTTCAAGGAAGCTTTTTGCCTCTTTGACAAAGATGGCGATGGTAtatatttgtacacattcttATTTACACATGTgtgttatatatgtatatgtatataaatcATGTATATATTTGTTGGGTTTAATTTCGTTTTGTATAAAAGTAGTCTGAAAGTTCAGGAATCAAGTTTTTGAACTACCCCTTATGATTATGTTTTCGAATGATTCATGTCAAATCTGGAAATGTTGATGTCTTTGAATTAACATGTTATGGGTCTTTAGATGCAGATTAGGCAGTATGTCCGTACTCTTGCACCCAAGTTCGAATCTTTCTTCCCGTgtcataaattaatttagaatatcgTCTTGTGAAAGacaaggaaaacatgtttatggGTTCTGTTTCGTACATTTATGCTACCTCCCATCCTTCAGGTAGAAGTACTTTTGATTCACGTTTTTGTTTGCACTTAGGTTGCATCACTACCAAAGAGTTGGGGACTGTGATGAGATCTTTGGGACAGAATCCCACTGAGGCTGAATTGCAGGACATGATCAGTGAAGTTGATGCTGACCAGAATGGCACAATCGATTTCTCCGAGTTTCTGAATTTGATGGCGAGGAAGATGAAGGTATATAATCTCCTCACATTGTTGAATCTCAGGATAGTGATCTACTGTACTTTGGTGAATCATATGACGATGGGGTTTTTATGCTACGATTGTACTTGTTTAGAACTTTCACCCTAAGCTTTTTATATAAGATCGCTGCAGTAGCTATATACGAGTTGTTCAATAATCTTCCAACTGATCCATCATTGTTTAAATGTGATTCTTCTGTTCTAATTTAATCCTTGTGGAAACCAAgcatatgattgataattctagCTTCCAGTTATAACTAAAGCATGTTGCAATTTTTTTCTCGATCATGACTTGAGCAAGTGCTTCATGAGTCTCGACTGTAGGGTGAGTAAGAATCGGGGTCAATGTTAATAGAATTGGAAGCATTAGTATCAGTATGTTTTGGTTCGTTTGATTAAGTTTCGGTTTGCTCTTTCTATCTGTGGTTTGGATATGTAATTGGGATGGTTTACAAAGTTTGTTGAATTAAAACTTGTGCAGGATACTGATTCTGAGGAGGAACTCAAAGAGGCTTTCAAGGTCTTTGATAAGGACCAGAATGGCTTTATTTCTGCTGCTGAGGTAAAGATCATAATTACTTGTTTGTAGGATGATATATTGAAGCATGTGTGTAGTGGAAACTTAAAGGGACAATCTGCCTAATTGTGCAGCTTCGACATGTAATGGCAAATCTCGGCGAGAAACTGACAGATGAAGAAGTGAATGAAATGATTCGTGAAGCGGACGAAGATGGCGATGGCCAGGTGAACTATGAGGAGTTTGTGAGAATGATGCTCAACAAGTGAAGTGAATTCTAGTGTTTGGATTCTAAAAAGGGTTGGGGCTATTAAACATTTGTGGTTGGTATTGTTGTAGAATCAGTCATACCAGTATCTTTGCTTTTGGACCTTTCTCAACAAGTCGGAATTCTCGTCTGTTGGAATTAATTGAGTCTTTAATCTCGTTCTCATTTTCAAATAAAAGTATGAGATTACAAAGAGTAACTCCATGTGTTAGTGTAACAAGTCATTCTGAAAAATCTCTTTTTACAATAGACATTTACTTACACATGGATGCCATTGTGGTGCAAGCGAATTATGTTATGTGCATTTTAACTTTTTGACATGTTAGTGCATACGTTGTTCGAAACAATCATTTGATATGTTACAGGGTTGGCTTCGGCTAGTAGTAGGATATATAAATAGGGAAAGGGATCTTAttcggatcccttccaccaaattcaccaaatcaatcaatccggacccttgaaatttgattcgagagctaaagttattataaattttaaaggggCTCCTGTTTTTAACCCtttgattaaatttcaaggGTCCAGATTGATTGATTGAGTGGATTTGGTGGAAAGGATCCGGCCATTTCCTATAAAATAAATAGAGGGTAACGAATGAATGCCATGAACTATTATTAAACCCACTACTAAAAACATACATTAATTTTCACAAAGATAGGATTTGCGTTTGTTGCTTTAGTAgaattttatacttaatatttTCGCGTTTATTATTCAATAAGGATTTATAATATCACATACAAACCTAGTTCTACAAGGAAGACTATAACCCAACATAAATCTTTCCTAATAAAGAACTCCTACGTTATCTACTCTTAGTGACTCGTTTGAACAGCTATAGCCTTTAGCGCACACTTATTACAGTGAGctaattaaaaactaaacaGGAAATCAAAATTACACTTTTGCATGTTACACGATTATATTTAGCTCATGCAACAAACTTTTTAAAGCCATAGGTGACTGAGATAGAACGAGTGAAGTCTCGTGAAAAACATCACACGATCATATCATGTAATGGGTGCGAATGGCTGTGTAGACATCAACTTCGTAGGGGTCAGGGACTTCATCGCCCAGGCGTAATTCTAATCTGTTGTCAACAAATGGCTTTGTATAGAGGCCAGTTGCGACATGGCGTAGTCGGCAGAGCACGTTGTTGTGGTTGTTTCCGGTTGGTCCGACACTCTCAGGCTTGAACAATGTGCAAGTCCATCTTTCTGTGTTTTCGTCTCGATTGTCAGCCGCAGCAAGGATGAATAGCTTGTATCATTTTCCGTTGTACAAGCATTTGATATGAACGTAGTGATTATTTTGGTGGTCCCGACTATTCGGCCGCTCCACTTGGAATTGTGTTTACTCGCTCGTACGATCCTGTGCGGAGAACTGGAGAATCTGATGAATGTTGTTTTCTTGATCAAGCATGTAGCGCAAGTACATGTCATTGTTGTTTGATTTCAGCACAAAAGGGCTCGGTAGTAGAAGCGGTTCCAAGCCGACGACTGTGTACACATCCATGGCGTTGTGTAGGTTGGGGTTTTTTGTCTCTGCTAGAGGCACTGATTGAAGTCGTTTTTTGTGAATGACGTTACATAGTGCCCGAGTCGCACGTGGATTAATCGGATGACTGCCTTGTTGTCTGAACGGACAACCTCAGGCTCGAACAATGTGCAGGACCAATGACTTAAATCTTCCTTTGGTTCGTAAGCCCCAGCTACAATCCAATACTGCCGGTGGTTCGCCCTTCTCAAGTACCTGTTGTTGTAACAGCTTTTGATATGCACGCGTCCTCCGTAACCACTTTCCTCCGGCTCCATCTGGAACCTTGCGTATTCGCTCTGAACATTGTCTTCGGGGAGTTGGACAAGCCCATCAAGATTCTCGATACTTCGATTATATGTATGTAGCGcaagtatttttttttggtttgatttcaGCGCAAAAGACCTTGGTAGTATTGTTTGTTGCCATGTTATCTGCAAAGTTAtttttctcccttctctctcaattttaatttagagtaaattgtagcaatggtccctcaattttaattaaattggagcaatgatgcctcaactaaaaattcattaccattagtccctcaacttatcaaaatgtgtagctataatcattttcatcaaaattttgtcaaaataagttatgttggaataaccatttatataattagggtccctcaactcatcaaagtgtgtaattttggtccttttcgtcaactacgtcaaaatttttgtcaaaacgagttatgttagAAGGATCATTTCTACAATTTGGTTAGAGTTAAaagaccatttctccagttgaattaaagttgaaggaccaatggtaatgaatttttagttgatggaccatagatgcacgttttgatgagttgagagaccaatgacaatgaatttttaattgatgaaccattgcttcaattgagttaaagttaagggatcatagctacaatttactctttaatTTAATTGGGATAATATatgtctccctctctctctcctctcttaatttcttcattttctcttcttcaGCTCTTATCTTGCTTATAAAGTCCACACCTAAATTTACAGAATAAAATTGCTGCCAGCTTTCAATTATCATTTTTTTGTgtggaagttttaacgaaacacttccagtactgtttacttttaacgaaaatgacatttttactctaaaaaatcactcatggtactattcactcacaacacatttttgtcattttgattaaaattcaaagttttcaagtcattttcattagttttttttttttcagtctttcttcttattttttattttgatacaaCGATAAACAGTAAGGAACAACGTTTTAAAAGACACATGTCTAGTAACACTTTGACACGCCGCAACCCCAATATCCCCAAATatcaggataggcacgtgctggccgacacccgaggacGAAGCCATACATGCATGCGAATTAAAATATGTGATTAGGAAGGAATATACTAATGCAGAaccgtgttcagagcatacaaataataaaaaataatgtgaAAGAATTATTATAAAAAGGTACGAACCGAGGAATGGGTCCTACCCTGAGAAAACTCGAAGGTGCCTAAGCGAGAGTGCCCTGATGCCGGGATCGTGTACCTCGAATCTAAATCATGAAGGGGCGCAAAACtgaaaaggtgagtggaccaaagttgataataataataatactaataataggaAAACCATTTTCTTTATGAACATACTTAGGGCTAGAAAAGAAACCAAAATTCCcataccaaaccgaaaaattcccgaaaccgaaccaaaaaaatcccaatCCGAAAATCCCGAAAATTTTGGTACCCAATACCAAATCGAtcccgaaatttcggtacgggaatCGGTCTCAAGTTTTCGGGGATTTCGGtaatcccaaaccgaaccgaaatatatatatatatatttttttttaatttttaaa is drawn from Malus domestica chromosome 14, GDT2T_hap1 and contains these coding sequences:
- the LOC103455658 gene encoding putative 3,4-dihydroxy-2-butanone kinase yields the protein MAFQGKKLINDPNDVVVEFIEGLVETYPGLQYLDGFPQVKVVLRADVSGGTYDKVAIISGGGSGHEPAQSGFVGEGMLTAAICGDVFASPQVDSILAGIRAVTGPSGCLLIVTNYTGDRLNFGLAAEQAKSEGYKVETVIVGDDCALPPTRGIVGRRGLAGTILVHKIAGAAAAAGLSLADVAAEARRASEMVGTMGVALSVCTLPGQVTPDRLGPGKMELGLGIHGEPGAAVADLQPVDVIVSHVLKQILSPETNYVPITRGSRVVLMVNGLGATPGMELMIASGKAVPKLQLEHGLAVDRVYTGSFMTSLDMAGFSISIMKADQTILQRLDAATKAPYWPVGVDGNHPPAKIPVPLPPSRSTKSDEPLGRPAQLNEQGQILEVAIEAAANAIKKLKDNLNDWDGKVGDGDCGSTMYRGATAVLEDMKNYPLNDATETVNEIGSSIRRVMGGTSGILYDIFCKAAYAQLKASTQSVVTSKNWAEALEASIAAVSKYGGASAGYRTMLDALIPASTVLQERLKAGDDPVTAFLLSSEAALDGAESTKNMQAQAGRSSYISGDILASVPDPGAMAVASWYGAAAFAVKYKNQTPP
- the LOC139191390 gene encoding uncharacterized protein yields the protein MFANNMATIQPRSFALKSNDNQKYLRYIHERIENLDGLVQLSEHNVQSEYAKFQMEPADSGNGGLVHIKCCFNNRYLRRANHRQYWIVAGASEREEDTSQWSCTLFKPDFVHSDQEAVIRLIHVQLRHYVTSYTVNDFNQCLFAGFPTPNPGNAIDVYTVVDLEPLLLPRSFALKSNDNKKYLRYIHRRVENLAGLVQLSEENVKSEYAKFQTEPADSGNGGLVHIKCCFNNRYLRRANRRQYWIVAGASEPEEDTSQWSCTLFEPEVVHSDKEAVIRLIHVQLRHYVSSFTVNDFNQCLFAGTKNPKPGNAMDMYTVVDLEPPLLPSPFVLKSNNNDMYLRYMPDQENNIHQILRFSAQDRTSEHAQFQVERANGRDHQTKHYVHIKCLYNGKYLRRMDKYKLLILAAAENRDENTERWTCTLFKPQSVGPTGNNRNNVLCRLRHVATGLYTKPFVDNRSELRLGDEVPDPYGVDVYTAICTFT
- the LOC103455657 gene encoding calmodulin; this encodes MAEQLTEEQIAEFKEAFCLFDKDGDGCITTKELGTVMRSLGQNPTEAELQDMISEVDADQNGTIDFSEFLNLMARKMKDTDSEEELKEAFKVFDKDQNGFISAAELRHVMANLGEKLTDEEVNEMIREADEDGDGQVNYEEFVRMMLNK